One genomic window of Gallaecimonas sp. GXIMD4217 includes the following:
- a CDS encoding DUF6351 family protein — protein sequence MANRGKGYWWPWLGSLSLLALAALPASRWAINELGEGLLPEPPAYLVQSLPPDYDPLKPRAPYQGPHPATRPLHSISPRLPVQPGEVGPMDPELLNYPFACGGLASGMGQPVVDNQEGTGTPVHGPDDRLLGHSKDCLMATRVDYFYKPQGQDNLLPLPATWPNDMTMLDDVPFVVRLERGTLNRYIYGIAMLADPKAPLADARYWNRRLIYQFKGGVGIGKRQGKLRMGDLGKRRLAQLAQGYAVIGSSGNITSTHYDLWRAARIASLVKAQFVARYGQPDYTVGIGGSGGAVQQYLLAEIAPDLLDALLPLYSYPDMITQSIWALDCELLEYYFDMVSDNPRWQRQEQRTLVEGMAASSRIDHRFRRYDDWSQWLSLKPSRLPPGSTECAASWRGLTPLTNNPTYFHKAYLFTPELARAQRFSYWHDLGHIYGVDQQGYAYRTYDNVGVQYGLAALREGKLTPAEFLHLNAHVGGWKAPGDMARERLWLLSGDDDLTRLSLWSDHNMQKVPGGPQPLKAFLDTDATSIRVAPRNRGHLPAMQAAYHGGQVFLGRVRVPIIDIRHYLDDELDMHHSFASLSTRTRLQRTLGSSDHQLIWVAEKPFDPVPKALALLDQWLRSGNRPEGAQDACWDKGGRLIAQGATVWNGAWNGQAQQGSCLKRFPAYRSPRDRAGAPLAGDLFKCVLTDVDDAIARGFYGQVDMAPYRKLLKKVFPDGVCDYGRGDLARPSWQAMGLAPP from the coding sequence ATGGCGAATAGAGGCAAGGGCTACTGGTGGCCCTGGCTTGGCAGCCTCAGCCTGCTCGCCCTGGCGGCGCTCCCCGCCAGCCGCTGGGCCATCAACGAGCTGGGCGAAGGGCTGCTCCCCGAACCGCCGGCCTATCTGGTTCAAAGCCTGCCCCCCGACTACGATCCGCTGAAACCCAGGGCCCCGTACCAGGGGCCGCATCCGGCTACCCGGCCCCTGCACAGTATTTCTCCACGGCTCCCCGTCCAGCCCGGCGAGGTTGGTCCCATGGATCCCGAACTGCTCAACTACCCCTTTGCCTGCGGCGGCCTCGCCTCTGGCATGGGCCAGCCCGTGGTGGACAACCAAGAGGGCACAGGCACCCCTGTGCATGGGCCAGACGACAGGCTGCTGGGCCACAGCAAGGACTGCCTGATGGCGACCCGGGTCGACTATTTCTACAAGCCCCAGGGCCAGGACAACCTGCTGCCCCTGCCCGCCACCTGGCCAAATGACATGACCATGCTGGACGACGTCCCCTTCGTGGTGCGGCTGGAGCGGGGCACCCTCAACCGCTACATCTATGGCATCGCCATGCTGGCCGATCCCAAGGCGCCCCTGGCGGACGCCCGTTATTGGAATCGCCGTCTCATCTATCAGTTCAAGGGCGGGGTCGGCATCGGCAAGCGCCAGGGCAAGCTGCGCATGGGCGATCTGGGCAAGCGCCGCCTGGCCCAGCTGGCCCAGGGCTACGCCGTGATAGGCTCCAGCGGCAATATCACCAGCACCCATTACGACCTGTGGCGGGCCGCCCGCATCGCCAGCCTGGTCAAGGCCCAGTTCGTGGCCCGCTACGGCCAGCCCGATTACACGGTGGGCATAGGCGGCTCAGGGGGCGCGGTCCAGCAATACCTGCTGGCCGAGATAGCCCCAGATCTGCTGGACGCCCTGCTGCCCCTCTACTCCTACCCGGACATGATCACCCAGTCCATCTGGGCCCTGGACTGCGAGCTGTTGGAATACTATTTCGACATGGTCAGCGACAACCCACGCTGGCAGCGGCAGGAGCAGCGCACCCTGGTGGAAGGCATGGCCGCCTCCAGCCGGATCGACCACAGGTTCCGCCGCTACGATGACTGGTCCCAGTGGCTCAGCCTCAAGCCCAGCCGGCTGCCCCCCGGCAGTACCGAATGCGCCGCCAGCTGGCGGGGACTCACGCCCCTGACCAACAACCCCACCTATTTCCACAAGGCCTATCTGTTCACGCCCGAGCTGGCCCGGGCCCAGCGCTTCAGCTACTGGCACGATCTGGGCCATATCTACGGCGTCGACCAGCAGGGTTACGCCTACCGAACCTACGACAACGTGGGCGTACAGTACGGCCTGGCGGCGCTGCGTGAGGGCAAGCTGACCCCGGCCGAGTTCCTGCACCTCAATGCCCATGTCGGTGGCTGGAAGGCCCCGGGAGACATGGCGCGGGAAAGGCTCTGGCTGCTGTCCGGCGACGACGACCTGACCCGGCTGTCGCTGTGGAGCGACCACAACATGCAGAAGGTGCCGGGCGGCCCCCAGCCCCTGAAGGCCTTCCTGGATACCGACGCCACCAGCATCAGGGTGGCGCCACGCAACCGGGGTCACTTGCCGGCCATGCAGGCGGCCTACCACGGCGGCCAGGTCTTCCTGGGCCGGGTCAGGGTGCCCATCATCGACATCCGCCACTACCTGGACGACGAACTGGACATGCACCATTCCTTCGCCAGCCTGTCGACCAGGACCCGGCTGCAGCGCACCCTGGGCAGCAGTGACCACCAACTGATCTGGGTGGCGGAAAAGCCCTTCGATCCCGTCCCCAAGGCCCTGGCGCTGCTGGATCAGTGGCTGCGCAGCGGCAACAGGCCAGAGGGCGCCCAGGACGCCTGTTGGGACAAGGGCGGCCGGCTGATCGCCCAAGGCGCCACCGTCTGGAACGGCGCCTGGAATGGCCAGGCCCAGCAGGGGAGCTGCCTCAAGCGTTTTCCAGCCTATCGCTCGCCACGGGACAGGGCCGGCGCGCCCCTGGCCGGCGATCTGTTCAAGTGTGTCCTCACCGACGTGGACGATGCCATCGCCAGGGGCTTCTACGGCCAGGTGGACATGGCCCCTTACCGCAAGCTGCTCAAGAAGGTGTTCCCGGACGGGGTCTGCGACTACGGCCGGGGCGATCTGGCCAGGCCGAGCTGGCAGGCCATGGGCCTGGCCCCGCCCTGA
- a CDS encoding diguanylate cyclase, translating into MTAAKHREHARRSYLVRLLALGLVFVCAAVPFYQQQVPLWAWGGLACQAFLWPHLAFLRTKRQGPRAEDQHLLVDAAAVGCWLPLMGFNLVPSAALLTSLLSVTLALAGARLLLPMLMSLVLGFSLGTLLGFEALSLQSNLPVVLASLPLLVGLPLFLAILTFKQDQQLARQHLDAGDLSRAGAGAGFQSKGQWQEQVAQTFEQCRSGGLSACLVMLDIDVFRHVSDAHGHPLGELVLQKLARLLKLHLRPRDLVGRYSAEELGILLPDTGQESAALITERLRRELELGSPDGKTITCLGAASYSDELDSSQDWIAQARQRLALARHQQRRKASPQNKPASKP; encoded by the coding sequence ATGACCGCAGCAAAACACAGGGAACATGCAAGACGAAGCTATCTGGTGCGCCTGCTGGCGTTGGGCCTGGTTTTCGTCTGCGCAGCCGTGCCTTTTTATCAACAGCAGGTGCCACTCTGGGCCTGGGGGGGATTGGCATGCCAGGCCTTCCTCTGGCCCCACCTCGCCTTCCTGCGGACAAAACGCCAGGGCCCTAGGGCTGAGGACCAGCACCTGCTGGTCGATGCCGCCGCGGTTGGATGCTGGCTGCCGCTGATGGGCTTCAATCTGGTGCCCAGCGCGGCGCTGCTCACCAGCCTGCTTTCGGTCACGCTGGCCCTGGCCGGAGCCAGGCTGTTGCTGCCCATGCTGATGAGCCTGGTGCTGGGTTTCTCGCTGGGCACCCTGCTGGGCTTTGAGGCCCTGTCACTCCAGTCCAATCTGCCGGTGGTGCTGGCCAGCCTGCCGTTGCTGGTGGGGCTGCCGCTGTTCCTGGCGATACTGACCTTCAAGCAGGACCAGCAACTGGCACGGCAGCACTTGGACGCGGGCGATCTGAGCAGGGCCGGCGCTGGCGCCGGTTTCCAGAGCAAGGGGCAATGGCAGGAGCAGGTGGCCCAGACCTTTGAACAGTGCCGAAGTGGTGGCCTGTCGGCCTGCCTGGTGATGCTGGATATCGACGTCTTCCGGCACGTCAGCGACGCCCATGGCCATCCCCTTGGGGAGCTGGTGCTCCAGAAGCTGGCCAGGCTGCTGAAGCTGCATCTCAGGCCCCGGGATCTGGTCGGGCGCTACAGTGCCGAAGAACTGGGGATCCTGCTTCCGGATACCGGCCAGGAGTCTGCGGCGTTGATCACCGAGCGATTGCGGCGGGAGCTGGAGCTGGGCAGCCCGGACGGCAAAACCATCACCTGCCTGGGGGCGGCCAGCTACAGTGATGAACTGGACTCCTCCCAGGACTGGATCGCCCAGGCCAGGCAGCGGCTGGCCCTGGCGCGGCACCAGCAGCGTCGCAAGGCCTCGCCCCAGAACAAACCGGCCTCCAAGCCCTGA
- a CDS encoding DUF885 domain-containing protein → MIRIALSLTLAAALLGGCAQLSQPARQDAALSQPAQDMDGLINEYGQLARQLDALVAGPDHPKRQPGQLKDLSPQALAAENAQWQRLYDRLKAIDERGLDEQQRINLALLHYQLRDRLDSYRFQAQLMPLNSEWGFYAGLGGLKDQFRFQQDSDFDHYLTALAGVGRHMDQQIHWLRQGLAQGITQPKVVLQGLPDTIRAYMKEDDFLAPFDQLPEADPRRRQARTLVRDQVLPAFKRLLDFAEREYLPGARTSIGLSQVPKGRDWYANRVRHFTTLDMTPEQVHQLGLKEVARIRTEMEAIIAELGFDGSFKDFTHFLRTDPRFYAKTPQQLLEKAAWLAKEADALLPRYFGLLPRTPYGVAPVPAAIAPNYTTGRYSGPSRDDQPGYYWVNTYALDKRPLYVLPSLTLHEAVPGHHLQISLTREQQALPDFRRHSYISAFGEGWGLYAEYLGEEAGYYKTPYERFGRLTYEMWRACRLVVDTGMHWLGWSRQQAQDYMASNTALSLHNVRTETDRYISWPGQALSYKVGELTIKRLRRQAEQALDDDFDIRAFHDAVLANGSVPLKVLEWQVAAYIAKARGG, encoded by the coding sequence ATGATCCGCATCGCCCTCTCCTTGACCCTGGCCGCCGCCCTGCTTGGCGGCTGTGCCCAGCTGTCGCAACCCGCCAGGCAGGATGCCGCCCTCAGCCAGCCGGCCCAGGACATGGACGGCCTGATCAACGAATACGGCCAGCTTGCCCGCCAGCTCGACGCCCTGGTGGCGGGCCCGGATCATCCCAAGCGCCAGCCAGGCCAGCTCAAGGATCTGTCCCCCCAGGCCCTGGCGGCGGAAAACGCCCAATGGCAAAGGCTCTACGACCGCCTGAAGGCCATCGACGAGCGGGGGCTGGACGAGCAACAACGCATCAACCTGGCCCTGCTCCACTACCAGCTCAGGGATCGCCTGGACAGCTACCGCTTCCAGGCCCAGCTGATGCCGCTCAATTCCGAATGGGGCTTCTATGCCGGCCTGGGCGGGCTCAAGGATCAGTTCCGCTTCCAGCAGGACAGTGACTTCGACCATTACCTGACCGCCCTGGCCGGAGTCGGCCGCCATATGGATCAGCAGATCCACTGGCTGCGCCAGGGCCTGGCCCAGGGCATCACCCAACCCAAGGTAGTGCTCCAGGGCCTGCCCGACACCATCCGCGCCTACATGAAGGAAGACGACTTCCTGGCTCCCTTCGACCAGCTGCCGGAGGCCGACCCTCGCCGCCGGCAGGCCAGGACCCTGGTCCGGGACCAGGTGCTGCCGGCCTTTAAGCGACTGCTGGATTTCGCCGAACGGGAATACCTTCCCGGCGCCCGCACCAGCATCGGCCTGAGCCAGGTGCCGAAGGGCCGTGACTGGTACGCCAACCGGGTCCGCCACTTCACCACCCTGGACATGACCCCTGAGCAGGTGCACCAGCTGGGCCTGAAGGAGGTGGCGCGGATCCGCACCGAGATGGAAGCCATCATTGCCGAACTGGGCTTCGATGGCAGCTTCAAGGACTTCACCCATTTCCTGCGCACCGATCCCCGGTTCTACGCCAAGACCCCGCAGCAGCTGCTGGAGAAGGCCGCCTGGCTGGCCAAGGAGGCGGACGCCCTGCTGCCGCGCTATTTCGGGCTGCTGCCCCGCACCCCCTACGGTGTGGCGCCGGTACCGGCGGCCATCGCCCCCAACTACACAACGGGCCGGTATTCCGGTCCCAGCCGCGACGATCAGCCGGGCTATTACTGGGTCAACACCTATGCCCTGGATAAGCGCCCGCTTTACGTGCTGCCGTCACTGACCCTGCACGAGGCGGTACCCGGCCACCACCTGCAGATCTCCCTGACCCGGGAACAGCAGGCCCTGCCGGACTTCCGCCGCCACAGCTACATCAGCGCCTTCGGCGAAGGCTGGGGACTGTATGCGGAATACCTGGGCGAGGAGGCCGGCTACTACAAGACCCCCTATGAGCGTTTCGGCCGCCTGACCTACGAGATGTGGCGGGCCTGCCGCCTGGTGGTGGACACCGGCATGCACTGGCTGGGCTGGAGCCGCCAGCAGGCCCAGGACTACATGGCCAGCAACACCGCCCTGTCACTGCACAATGTCCGCACCGAGACCGACCGCTACATCTCCTGGCCCGGCCAGGCGCTGTCCTACAAGGTGGGTGAGCTGACCATCAAGCGGCTGCGTCGGCAGGCGGAGCAGGCCCTGGACGATGACTTCGACATTCGCGCCTTCCACGACGCCGTGCTGGCCAACGGCTCGGTACCGCTGAAGGTGCTGGAGTGGCAGGTGGCGGCCTATATCGCCAAAGCCAGGGGCGGCTAA
- a CDS encoding DHA2 family efflux MFS transporter permease subunit, whose protein sequence is MAGIPRHWLAIQGALLGAFMAILDIQITNASLKEIQGSLGATLEESSWIATAYLVAEMIAIPLTGFFAKWLSPRRYLIWNTAGFILASLACSWSWNLESMIVFRALQGFTGGALIPMAFTLIVTLLPKDRQPIGMALFGVTATFAPSIGPSLGGWLTEVFSWHYIFYLNVLPGLLVIWLLAAGLDKQDRDDDQLKRLDLFGMITMALGLGSLEVVLEEGARDDWFASDHIVWLSLVAAVSLALFVRRQFSTEHPLVNLRLFQGFNFTLACIAYFALGAGLFGSVYVVPLYLASVHDYNALQIGLVLMWVGIPQLPLFPLIPRLVKKIDPRYLVAFGFATIAVSMLMNTHMSVLYDGALLLPALLVRALGQPFMMVPLSIIATQGLSREEAPSASTLLNVMRNLGGAVGIAVLATLLDERGRHYLWQLKESLVAGSQNLLQYLDHSGQLLSPQGGGADQALGLLAQELERQASVMAYNDAFLALGGALFLAAVAVLAIRPNRAEEAEKPQAEPREELAQAA, encoded by the coding sequence ATGGCCGGCATCCCCCGCCACTGGCTGGCCATCCAGGGCGCCCTGCTGGGTGCCTTCATGGCCATACTGGATATCCAGATCACCAACGCCTCCCTCAAGGAGATCCAGGGCAGCCTGGGCGCCACCCTGGAGGAATCCTCCTGGATCGCCACCGCCTACCTGGTGGCGGAGATGATCGCCATTCCCCTGACCGGCTTCTTCGCCAAATGGTTGTCGCCCAGGCGCTACCTGATCTGGAACACCGCCGGTTTCATCCTGGCCTCCCTGGCCTGCTCCTGGTCCTGGAACCTGGAGTCGATGATCGTGTTCCGGGCCCTGCAGGGCTTCACCGGCGGCGCCCTGATCCCCATGGCCTTCACCCTGATCGTCACCCTGCTGCCCAAGGACAGGCAGCCCATCGGCATGGCCCTGTTCGGCGTCACCGCCACCTTCGCTCCCTCCATAGGCCCTTCCCTGGGCGGCTGGCTGACCGAGGTGTTCAGCTGGCACTACATCTTCTACCTCAACGTGCTGCCGGGCCTGCTGGTGATCTGGCTGCTGGCCGCCGGCCTGGACAAACAGGACAGGGACGACGACCAGCTCAAGCGCCTGGACTTGTTCGGCATGATCACCATGGCCCTGGGCCTGGGCAGCCTGGAGGTGGTGCTGGAGGAAGGCGCCAGGGACGACTGGTTCGCCTCCGACCATATCGTCTGGCTGAGCCTGGTGGCCGCCGTCAGCCTGGCGCTGTTCGTGCGCCGCCAGTTCAGCACCGAACATCCCCTGGTGAACCTGCGCCTGTTCCAGGGCTTCAACTTCACCCTGGCCTGCATCGCCTACTTCGCCCTGGGGGCCGGCCTGTTCGGCTCCGTCTACGTGGTGCCCCTGTACCTGGCCTCGGTGCACGACTACAACGCCCTGCAGATCGGCCTGGTGCTGATGTGGGTGGGCATACCCCAGCTGCCGCTGTTCCCGCTGATCCCCAGACTGGTCAAGAAGATCGATCCCCGCTACCTGGTGGCCTTCGGCTTTGCCACCATCGCCGTCAGCATGCTGATGAACACCCACATGAGCGTGCTCTACGACGGCGCCCTGCTGCTGCCGGCCCTGCTGGTGCGGGCCCTGGGCCAGCCATTCATGATGGTGCCGCTGTCCATCATTGCCACCCAGGGCCTGAGCAGGGAAGAGGCCCCGTCCGCCTCCACCCTGCTCAACGTCATGCGCAACCTGGGCGGCGCCGTGGGCATCGCCGTGCTGGCCACCCTGCTGGACGAACGGGGCCGCCATTATCTGTGGCAGCTCAAGGAGAGCCTGGTCGCCGGCAGCCAGAACCTGCTCCAGTACCTCGACCACAGCGGCCAGCTGCTGAGCCCCCAGGGCGGCGGCGCCGATCAGGCCCTGGGCCTGCTGGCCCAGGAGCTGGAGCGCCAGGCCAGCGTCATGGCCTACAACGACGCCTTCCTGGCCCTGGGTGGGGCCCTGTTCCTGGCCGCGGTGGCGGTGCTGGCCATACGGCCGAACCGGGCAGAAGAGGCCGAGAAGCCCCAGGCCGAACCCAGGGAAGAGCTGGCACAGGCGGCTTGA
- a CDS encoding TetR family transcriptional regulator: MRRARTDQDKAQRRSQILATARQLLSEQQRLPTAAEIARAAGLAKGTVYLYFASKEAIFLALLEYYLLGWLTTLDNALARQAGLEELIDELVGYAEQRPAFCRLALLTQSVLEQGEDEAAILTFKGQLAGALGQAADRLGLERRQGAQLLQASYALLLGLWQAAHPPAVLDRLAADDRAVLVPDFASTARASLRALWQGLRGQEE, encoded by the coding sequence ATGCGCCGCGCCAGAACCGACCAAGACAAGGCCCAGCGCCGCAGCCAGATCCTGGCCACGGCCCGCCAGCTGCTCAGCGAACAGCAGCGTCTGCCCACCGCCGCCGAAATCGCCAGGGCCGCCGGCCTGGCCAAGGGTACCGTCTACCTCTACTTCGCCAGCAAGGAAGCCATCTTCCTGGCGCTGCTGGAGTATTACCTGCTGGGCTGGCTGACCACCCTGGACAATGCCCTGGCACGGCAAGCCGGCCTGGAGGAATTGATCGACGAGCTGGTGGGCTATGCCGAGCAGCGCCCCGCCTTCTGCCGCCTGGCCCTGCTTACCCAGTCGGTGCTGGAACAGGGTGAAGATGAAGCGGCGATCCTGACCTTCAAGGGCCAGCTGGCCGGCGCCCTGGGCCAGGCGGCCGACCGCCTTGGCCTGGAGCGGCGCCAGGGGGCGCAGCTGCTGCAGGCCTCCTACGCCCTGCTGCTGGGACTGTGGCAGGCCGCCCACCCGCCGGCCGTGCTGGACCGGCTGGCGGCCGACGACAGGGCGGTGCTGGTGCCCGACTTCGCCAGCACCGCCAGGGCCAGCCTCAGGGCCCTCTGGCAAGGCCTGCGCGGCCAGGAAGAATGA
- a CDS encoding LysR family transcriptional regulator: MSLDLNEIQVFTKVVEVGSFTAAAQRLGMTKATVSRKIADLESRLGVRLLNRTTRQLHLTETGEAFFERCRRIMADLDDAQALVTTRSEQVRGKLKVAMPIELGQLVLGRVLGHFMQEHPDVELDCELTNRHIDMLQEGVDVQIQIGLGEDSSLIARRLCGSEKVLVASPNYLEDRPPIEHPDDLRQHECLQLIRPGRESSNEGLTFQKGNEQVLVTPRGRLRCNNVTFAREALLSGLGVGYLPMFLALPMINEGRLVRVLPDWQMPQVDIYALYHSRQYMPKLLRTFLDELSETLSKLEQLKTSCMFDRDHLLEHLITGKQQAVAKAS; this comes from the coding sequence ATGTCACTGGATCTCAATGAAATTCAGGTGTTTACCAAGGTCGTCGAGGTGGGCAGCTTTACCGCTGCCGCCCAGCGCCTGGGCATGACCAAGGCCACCGTCAGCCGCAAGATCGCCGACCTGGAGAGCCGCCTCGGGGTCCGCCTGCTCAACCGCACCACCAGGCAGCTGCATCTGACCGAAACCGGCGAGGCCTTCTTCGAGCGTTGCCGGCGCATCATGGCCGACCTGGACGATGCCCAGGCCCTGGTCACCACCCGCTCCGAGCAGGTGCGCGGCAAGCTCAAGGTGGCCATGCCCATCGAACTGGGCCAGCTGGTGCTGGGCCGGGTGTTGGGCCACTTCATGCAGGAGCACCCGGACGTGGAGCTGGACTGCGAGCTGACCAATCGCCATATCGACATGCTCCAGGAAGGGGTGGACGTGCAGATCCAGATCGGCCTGGGAGAGGACTCCTCCCTGATCGCCCGCCGCCTGTGCGGCTCAGAGAAGGTGCTGGTGGCGTCGCCGAATTACCTGGAAGACAGGCCGCCCATCGAACACCCGGATGATCTGCGCCAGCACGAGTGCCTGCAGCTGATCCGACCCGGCCGGGAAAGCAGCAACGAGGGCCTGACCTTTCAAAAGGGTAACGAGCAGGTGCTGGTCACCCCCAGGGGCCGGTTGCGCTGCAATAACGTCACCTTTGCCCGCGAGGCGCTGCTTAGCGGCCTAGGGGTGGGTTACCTGCCGATGTTCCTGGCTTTGCCCATGATCAACGAGGGCCGCCTGGTGCGGGTGCTGCCGGACTGGCAGATGCCCCAGGTGGACATCTATGCCCTCTACCACAGCCGCCAGTACATGCCGAAGCTGCTGCGCACCTTCCTGGACGAACTCAGCGAGACCCTGAGCAAGCTGGAGCAGCTGAAGACCTCCTGCATGTTCGACCGGGATCACCTGCTGGAACACCTGATCACCGGCAAGCAGCAGGCCGTTGCCAAGGCCAGCTGA
- a CDS encoding HlyD family secretion protein encodes MARRIILLSLFLALGAGGAGYWWLHRNLESTDNAYVRADILPVMSRIQGQVVAIAVQDHQQVRAGDLLLVLDDGDQKLALAQAKAKLAGAEAELAHLASRRQAKQAQLKVAEAALAAADAERQRSGQQLSRLTNLAGKQYVAKDDLDAAELAYSAAQARYHQAQANLGAQQAELAVLDDEAPRLQAAVAQARAGLEQAQLNLGYTRIHASRDGTLASRQVQLGQAVAPGQRLMSLVAEQLWVDANFKETQVAAMAPGQTVEIRADALPGHSFAAKVTDLAGATGSEFALLPPQNATGNFTKVVQRLPVRLAFEDGQDLSVLKPGMSVIATIHTGAQ; translated from the coding sequence ATGGCGCGTCGCATCATACTGCTTTCCCTTTTTCTGGCCCTTGGTGCCGGCGGCGCCGGCTACTGGTGGCTGCACCGAAACCTGGAAAGCACCGACAACGCCTACGTCCGGGCCGACATACTGCCGGTAATGAGCCGCATCCAGGGTCAGGTGGTGGCCATTGCCGTCCAGGATCACCAGCAGGTCCGGGCCGGTGATCTGCTGCTGGTACTGGATGACGGCGACCAGAAGCTGGCCCTGGCCCAGGCCAAGGCCAAACTGGCCGGCGCCGAGGCCGAGCTGGCCCACCTGGCCAGCCGCCGCCAGGCCAAGCAGGCCCAGCTCAAGGTGGCCGAGGCGGCCCTGGCCGCCGCCGATGCCGAGCGCCAGCGCAGTGGCCAGCAGCTCAGCCGGCTCACCAACCTGGCCGGCAAGCAGTACGTGGCCAAGGATGATCTGGACGCTGCCGAGCTGGCCTATTCCGCCGCCCAGGCCCGCTACCATCAGGCCCAGGCCAACCTGGGCGCCCAGCAGGCCGAGCTGGCGGTACTTGACGACGAGGCGCCCCGCCTGCAGGCGGCGGTGGCCCAGGCCCGGGCCGGCCTGGAGCAGGCCCAGCTGAACCTGGGCTATACCCGTATCCATGCCAGCCGCGACGGCACCCTGGCCAGCCGCCAGGTGCAGCTGGGGCAAGCCGTTGCCCCGGGCCAGCGGCTGATGAGCCTGGTGGCGGAGCAGCTGTGGGTGGACGCCAACTTCAAGGAAACCCAGGTGGCGGCCATGGCGCCCGGCCAGACCGTGGAGATCCGCGCCGATGCCCTGCCCGGCCACAGCTTCGCGGCCAAGGTCACCGACCTGGCCGGCGCCACCGGCTCGGAGTTCGCCCTGCTGCCGCCCCAGAATGCCACCGGCAACTTCACCAAGGTGGTGCAGCGGCTGCCGGTACGGCTGGCCTTTGAAGACGGCCAGGATCTGAGCGTCCTCAAGCCCGGCATGTCGGTCATCGCCACCATCCACACCGGGGCTCAATGA